CTGGGCCTGGCCGGGATCGGTCGCGCCGGCGGCAACCTGCTGAGGCGGAGCATCCCGGGTTATGAAGACGACTGGTAGCAAGCGGCCAACGGTTCCCGTGCTGTTGGCGGGAATCCTGTTTTGCTGGGCGGGCGCGGGCCATGCCCAATCGGTGACCCTGGATCGGATTATTGCCGTCGTCAACGACGATGTCGTCTTGCAGAGCGAGTTCGAGAACCGCGAGCGCCTGCTTCAGGAGCGGTTGCGGAAGGAGGGGACGTATATCTCCAATCCTCTGATTATTAAGAAACAGGTGCTGGATCTCCTGATCATGACCAAGCTGCAGTTGCAGCAGGCGACGGTCAGCGGCGTTACGGTGGAGGAGGGGGTGCTCGACCGCATGGTCGGCGATATCGCCGCGCGCAACGGCATGTCGGTGGACGGGTTTCAGCGGCTGTTGGAGGAGGACGGTTTCAGCTATGAGGGCTTTCGACAGGGAATGCGCGAAGAGCTGCTCGTTCGGCGGCTGCGTTCGCAGGAGATTGACACCCGCGTCTCCATCAGCGAGGAGGAGATTGATTATTATCTGACTACGCTGGAGAGCCAGGGAGGGATGGGCCGGGAGTACCGCCTGCAGCATATCCTGATACTTGAGGGCGGTGAGCCGGAGGAGATGCGTCAGCGCGCCGAGGATCTGCGCAAGCGTCTGGAGGGCGGGGAAGATTTCGCCGCGCTGGCCGAGGAACTCTCGGACGCGGAAGATGCCGCCCAGGGCGGCGACCTGGGCTGGCGGCGGTTGCCCGAAGTGCCTACCGTTTTCCTGGAGCATGTGCCCAACCTGGAGGTGGGGGGTTTCACCGGCCCCTTCGAGGGCGGGGACGGTCTGCACTTTGTGCGGCTGGCGGAGGTGCGCGCCAGCGACCTGTTCATGGAGGAACAGACCCGGTCGCGGCATATCCTGGCGCGCGTGGAGGAGGGAAACGACGGCACGGAGGCTCGGGAACTCATTGCCGGGCTGCGCGAGCGGCTCGAGCAGGGCGAGGATTTCGCGGCCCTGGCCGCGGAATATTCCGATGACCTGGGCACTTCTACCGAGGGCGGCGCCCTGGGCTGGGTCGGCCGGGGGGCGCTGGATCCCGCTTTCCAGCAGGCCCTGGACGATCTGGAGCCGGGGGAACTCAGCGAGCCCTTCCGTTCCTCCTTCGGTTGGCACGTTGCCCAATTGCTGGAGCGGCGCCGCCAGGACCGCACCGAGGACGCGCGCCGGGAACAGGCCCGTGAAACGATACGCCGGCGCAAGAGCGAGAACGCGTACAAGTCCTGGTTGCATCAACTGCGCGACGAGGCATATGTAGAGTACCGCCTGGACTGGGGCGAGGAGCTCTAATGGCCGAGATGCCAGGCCGGATGCCGCGGCTGATCCTGACACCGGGCGAACCCGCGGGCATCGGGCCGGACTTGGCGGTGTCGCTTGCTGCCCGGCCGCCGGCGGCGGAGTTGGTCGTCGTTGCCGACCCGGAATTGTTGCGCGAACGTGCCCGGCGCCTGGATCTTGCCCTGCGGATCGCA
This Gammaproteobacteria bacterium DNA region includes the following protein-coding sequences:
- a CDS encoding peptidylprolyl isomerase: MKTTGSKRPTVPVLLAGILFCWAGAGHAQSVTLDRIIAVVNDDVVLQSEFENRERLLQERLRKEGTYISNPLIIKKQVLDLLIMTKLQLQQATVSGVTVEEGVLDRMVGDIAARNGMSVDGFQRLLEEDGFSYEGFRQGMREELLVRRLRSQEIDTRVSISEEEIDYYLTTLESQGGMGREYRLQHILILEGGEPEEMRQRAEDLRKRLEGGEDFAALAEELSDAEDAAQGGDLGWRRLPEVPTVFLEHVPNLEVGGFTGPFEGGDGLHFVRLAEVRASDLFMEEQTRSRHILARVEEGNDGTEARELIAGLRERLEQGEDFAALAAEYSDDLGTSTEGGALGWVGRGALDPAFQQALDDLEPGELSEPFRSSFGWHVAQLLERRRQDRTEDARREQARETIRRRKSENAYKSWLHQLRDEAYVEYRLDWGEEL